Below is a window of Sporosarcina ureae DNA.
ACCTTCTGACATCTCGAACAGCTCTTTAAAGCGCCTCTTATCGTATGCATCAGTATTCAATACGGAGCGCTGATCTCTAACTATTTTGCTGCGTTTCATAGAAATCACTCCTTTTACATTCTAAAAAAGACTCCAGTCTGGTCGCCATTTCCATCTTTTTTTTCATTCGTTTCACCATAGTAAGCAGTATCTAAACGACTGCTTTCCACTTCATTTTTTAATGAAACGAGCTGATTTTGTAAGTGATCAATTTCTGTCACTCGGCTTTCATTTTCCTCTTTCAACTTATTTACTTCTGTTGATAAAGCTGAAATTTTCTGGACTGCCTCCATACCTGCTTCCGTCGACTGATCACGTACTGCGGAATCATAGATTTCATTCGCTTCATTTTCAATCGCCGAAAGTCTTTGTGCTAATCCATCTTGTGAATGTCGGCGAACGATGGTGCACACTGCTTCTTTCTGATCAAGTGTTTCCCACAATGCATTCTCAAGTATGGCAATATCCTCTATTTGTACTGACTCCCTTTGATTGATTAGCGCCCTAGCTTGCAAGATACTTAAAGATTGTTTGAATCGACGGTCGGACGGCTGAATTCCTTCATCCTGTAGTTCTCTACGAATAGTAGACAACGTTTCATATACTTCATCAGGAATTTTCACTTTATCCGCCATGTTTTGAAGTTGTATTAATTCATCCAAATGCATTTTGGGAGTTTCAACTTCTTCTCCCTCGTCTTTCATCATCGATACAAAATTCGATTCGTCGGCAATGAAGTCTATTTCAAAACGCAATAAAAATCGGTCAAATAAGGCTTCAAGTCCTTCCCCCTCTTCGGGATATTCGTTGGATGCGCCAATAACTGATATTAACGGTACTTCAATGGGATGACCGTCATTATAGAATAATCGTTCATTAATTAATGTCAATAAACTGTTAAGTATTGCAGAGTTTGCTTTGAAAATTTCGTCCAAAAATACAAGATGCGCTTCCGGCATTTTAGAAGTAGTATTTCGCTTGTACACTCCTTCTTCTAAATCTTTTAATGAAAGAGGACCAAACACTTCTTCCGGTGTACTAAATCTTGTCAGTAGCCATTGAAAGTAAGAAGTGCCTTCAACGATTTTTGTTAATTCTACCGCCAGTGCAGATTTCGCAGTTCCTGCCGGTCCAATCATTAACATATGTTGTCTAGACAGAATAGCTACTAAAATCCCCTCTACTTCATTTTCTCTTTCGAAAAACTTTTTATTCAACGCGCTTTTGATTTCATGTAACTTCTGTAAATTAATATCCATATAGGCAACTCCTCAATTTATAGTAATGATCTACTGTTGGCTTTATACAGTGTGACTGAAATAGCATGTTTTTAACCTTTAAAGGATTAATTCTTTCATGTTGTATCGGAGTTAGTATGATTACACTTTTGTCTAACCTTAGACTTAAGGTTTAAGTTCAATACGTACTACGTTCATCCAAGACACTCTACTCTATTACTACCCCCTTTGCGCTATATAAACTCTTCTATACTATATATTTTTGTAATACTTTATTGATAGTAAGTCATAAGTTTTCACTAATAGGTTGTACAATGATTATACAATTATGTATTTTGCAATTTTTTTAATGAAAATTGATATGCTATGATGAATGTATAATTTAGGGAGGTGAGTGTTAGATGTCGATCGAAAAGAAGAATACAAAGGTCGTCCTAGTGGATTATGAAGAAAAAATGTCACTTACGCACGCTGCAG
It encodes the following:
- a CDS encoding AAA family ATPase, translating into MDINLQKLHEIKSALNKKFFERENEVEGILVAILSRQHMLMIGPAGTAKSALAVELTKIVEGTSYFQWLLTRFSTPEEVFGPLSLKDLEEGVYKRNTTSKMPEAHLVFLDEIFKANSAILNSLLTLINERLFYNDGHPIEVPLISVIGASNEYPEEGEGLEALFDRFLLRFEIDFIADESNFVSMMKDEGEEVETPKMHLDELIQLQNMADKVKIPDEVYETLSTIRRELQDEGIQPSDRRFKQSLSILQARALINQRESVQIEDIAILENALWETLDQKEAVCTIVRRHSQDGLAQRLSAIENEANEIYDSAVRDQSTEAGMEAVQKISALSTEVNKLKEENESRVTEIDHLQNQLVSLKNEVESSRLDTAYYGETNEKKDGNGDQTGVFFRM